A stretch of Roseibium porphyridii DNA encodes these proteins:
- a CDS encoding Hsp70 family protein, whose amino-acid sequence MPTIGLDFGTSNTVAVLASGRSATTPVHFQDGNGTLTSLPTVLSFLDKGAAKAPHAEVGPWAIRQFLESFGDVRFIQSLKTFAASAAFKGTGIYGIPFDFEALMATFLKCAFERSGTVIDPASTRLVVGRPVEFAGYKPDDQLAMARYRRAFQRLGFEDILFVMEPVGAAFAYAQSLGEDTTILVADLGGGTTDYSLMRFETQAGHMKATPLGRGGVGIAGDTFDYRIIDNVVLPELGKGSAYKSMGKVLEIPPNLFSNFARWHMLSIFKTSDDFKEMKKLLRWCLEPDKIELFIDLVEEDQGYPLYKAVSETKAQLSEQDEADLLFTPLGSNFRARIVRSDFESWIAPDLKKMDLVLDRTLERAGLENNDIDRVFMTGGTSFVPAVRRQFSERFGADRISGGNELTSVANGLALIGAREDASDWALAA is encoded by the coding sequence ATGCCCACCATCGGCCTTGATTTCGGCACCTCCAACACCGTTGCTGTTCTCGCAAGTGGTCGATCTGCCACAACGCCCGTCCATTTCCAGGATGGCAACGGCACCTTAACCTCCCTGCCGACTGTTCTGAGTTTTCTTGACAAGGGTGCGGCGAAAGCGCCGCATGCGGAGGTTGGGCCTTGGGCGATCAGGCAGTTTTTGGAGAGTTTTGGGGATGTGCGGTTTATCCAGTCGCTCAAGACCTTTGCGGCCAGCGCGGCGTTCAAGGGGACGGGGATTTACGGCATACCGTTTGATTTCGAAGCGCTGATGGCAACGTTTTTGAAGTGCGCTTTTGAGCGCTCGGGAACCGTTATTGACCCGGCCTCGACCCGGCTTGTCGTCGGGCGGCCGGTGGAGTTTGCAGGCTACAAGCCAGACGATCAGCTTGCCATGGCCAGATACCGGAGAGCTTTTCAAAGACTCGGATTTGAAGACATTCTCTTTGTGATGGAGCCGGTCGGTGCGGCATTTGCCTATGCACAATCGCTTGGCGAGGACACGACCATTCTCGTGGCCGACCTTGGTGGTGGCACGACGGATTATTCCTTGATGCGGTTCGAAACGCAGGCAGGGCACATGAAGGCGACGCCGCTCGGGCGCGGCGGTGTCGGTATCGCCGGCGACACGTTTGACTACCGCATCATCGACAACGTCGTCTTGCCAGAACTCGGCAAAGGGTCAGCCTATAAAAGCATGGGTAAGGTGCTCGAGATCCCGCCCAATCTCTTTTCAAATTTTGCACGCTGGCACATGTTGTCGATCTTCAAGACTTCCGATGATTTCAAGGAAATGAAAAAACTGCTCCGCTGGTGTCTGGAGCCAGATAAAATCGAGTTGTTCATCGATCTTGTCGAGGAAGACCAGGGCTATCCGCTCTATAAGGCCGTTTCAGAAACCAAAGCACAGCTTTCAGAGCAAGACGAGGCCGATCTTTTGTTCACGCCGCTTGGAAGCAATTTCAGGGCGCGAATAGTACGATCGGATTTTGAAAGCTGGATTGCGCCGGATCTAAAGAAAATGGATCTGGTGCTGGACAGAACGCTTGAAAGAGCCGGACTTGAAAATAATGACATTGACCGGGTTTTCATGACCGGCGGCACTTCCTTTGTTCCGGCCGTACGACGGCAATTCAGCGAGCGCTTTGGCGCGGACAGGATCTCCGGCGGCAATGAACTTACCTCTGTCGCGAACGGTCTTGCGTTGATCGGAGCGCGCGAAGACGCTTCCGATTGGGCACTGGCCGCGTGA
- a CDS encoding DUF1905 domain-containing protein — MLDRLSFSACLWVYPGKGGWTFVTLPKDCADQIRFVNGHGKGKAFGMVKVKAQLGSSVWQTTIWPDKTSGSFLLPVKSAVRKKQRVGAGDKVDIDLTLKSPPDL; from the coding sequence ATGCTTGATCGCTTGTCCTTTTCCGCATGTCTTTGGGTCTACCCGGGCAAGGGTGGCTGGACGTTCGTGACGCTGCCAAAGGACTGTGCTGACCAGATCCGTTTTGTGAACGGGCACGGCAAGGGCAAGGCCTTTGGCATGGTCAAGGTCAAGGCGCAATTGGGGTCAAGCGTCTGGCAAACGACCATCTGGCCGGACAAAACGTCCGGATCCTTTCTTTTGCCTGTCAAATCAGCAGTGCGAAAAAAACAGAGGGTTGGTGCCGGCGACAAAGTGGATATTGATCTGACCTTGAAATCACCGCCGGACCTTTGA
- a CDS encoding glycine cleavage system protein R, whose translation MQTHLVFTVIAKDRPGLVERMAEVIAGLGGNWIESSMARLGGEFAGIVRVAIAGDSATELVSQLKALSDDGIDITLRSDKAGDDAPAGASAHLDLVSQDHPGILRDISSVLSDKGVSIENLETEVVSGSMQGEALFKASADLRLPAGLDPTDLSDALQETAGDLMADINLVD comes from the coding sequence ATGCAGACCCATCTTGTATTTACGGTGATCGCAAAAGATCGGCCAGGGCTCGTGGAACGGATGGCCGAGGTCATTGCCGGATTGGGCGGCAACTGGATCGAAAGCTCCATGGCCCGTCTTGGAGGTGAATTTGCCGGCATTGTTCGCGTTGCCATTGCCGGTGACAGTGCAACTGAACTGGTGAGCCAGCTCAAAGCGCTATCCGACGACGGCATCGACATCACGCTGCGTTCCGATAAGGCAGGAGATGACGCGCCTGCGGGAGCATCTGCTCATCTTGATCTGGTTTCACAAGACCATCCCGGCATTTTGCGCGACATCAGCAGCGTTTTGAGTGACAAGGGTGTCAGCATCGAAAACCTGGAGACTGAAGTTGTCTCAGGTTCCATGCAGGGCGAAGCCTTGTTCAAGGCGTCTGCCGATCTTCGGCTGCCCGCAGGCCTCGATCCAACTGACTTGAGCGATGCCCTGCAGGAAACGGCAGGTGATCTGATGGCCGATATCAACCTGGTGGACTGA
- a CDS encoding PepSY-associated TM helix domain-containing protein: protein MSINTEDAGNASAPSRFYLAAWRWHFYAGLFVIPFLMTLAVTGMTMMYVGYFDGRDGENIHVPKVGETPMPISDQAAAALASQPGSTLVEWLKGRSAESVSVFRINSDGVQSMVAVDPYQGDIVETWVRRDGWYDFADSIHSDLLLGTTGDRLLEIAAGFAIVLTVTGLYLWWPRDRSFVRALLPFIEGRGRPVWKILHESIGIYVSLLLVLFLITGMAWTGIWGDKLVQAWNTFPAEKWNEVPLSDKTHASMNHGAISDVPWALEQTPMPASGSDAGIVGIASGVPVTIDSIASLAEEIGFNARFRVAYPGGESGVWTINQDTMSADAKDPFSDRTVHVDQYTGRVLANVFFADYSLAGKAMAVGIPLHMGLVGLWNLILNTLVCLSVIFLCVSGLMMWWLRRPKGSAFRVFAPKTPENLPHWRGAMILMLFLSLAFPLVGVTLLTVLVLDYLIVKRVPMLRRALG from the coding sequence ATGTCAATCAATACTGAGGATGCTGGAAACGCATCCGCACCCAGCCGGTTTTACCTGGCCGCCTGGCGCTGGCACTTTTATGCGGGCCTGTTTGTCATACCCTTTCTGATGACCTTGGCGGTCACCGGAATGACGATGATGTATGTCGGTTATTTCGACGGAAGGGATGGCGAAAACATTCATGTGCCAAAGGTGGGCGAAACGCCGATGCCCATATCCGACCAGGCCGCCGCTGCTTTGGCGAGCCAGCCCGGCAGCACGCTTGTGGAGTGGCTGAAAGGCCGGAGCGCTGAAAGTGTATCCGTCTTCAGGATCAACTCCGACGGTGTCCAGTCCATGGTGGCCGTCGACCCGTATCAAGGTGACATTGTCGAGACCTGGGTGCGCCGGGATGGCTGGTATGATTTTGCCGACAGCATTCACAGCGATCTTCTTCTCGGAACGACAGGTGACCGCCTTCTGGAAATAGCAGCCGGCTTTGCCATCGTGCTCACCGTGACAGGCCTTTACCTGTGGTGGCCGCGCGACAGATCCTTTGTTCGTGCGCTCCTCCCGTTCATTGAGGGTCGTGGTCGCCCGGTTTGGAAGATACTTCACGAAAGTATCGGGATATACGTCTCGCTTCTTTTGGTTCTTTTCCTGATCACCGGTATGGCCTGGACAGGCATCTGGGGTGACAAACTGGTTCAGGCCTGGAACACGTTTCCAGCTGAAAAATGGAACGAAGTTCCGCTCTCCGACAAAACGCATGCCTCGATGAACCACGGAGCGATTTCGGATGTTCCCTGGGCGCTTGAGCAAACGCCAATGCCGGCGTCGGGCTCTGATGCGGGAATTGTCGGGATCGCCTCCGGTGTTCCGGTGACCATCGACAGCATCGCCAGTCTGGCTGAAGAAATCGGGTTCAATGCGCGCTTTCGTGTCGCCTATCCCGGTGGAGAATCGGGCGTCTGGACAATCAACCAGGACACCATGAGCGCGGATGCCAAAGATCCTTTTTCGGATCGCACAGTCCATGTGGACCAATACACGGGCCGTGTTCTGGCAAATGTATTCTTCGCCGACTATTCGCTCGCCGGTAAGGCGATGGCCGTTGGCATACCGCTCCACATGGGCCTTGTCGGGTTGTGGAACCTGATACTCAACACGCTTGTGTGCTTGTCGGTGATCTTTTTATGTGTCAGTGGACTTATGATGTGGTGGCTCCGCCGCCCAAAAGGGTCTGCCTTCAGAGTTTTTGCGCCCAAAACACCTGAAAACCTGCCGCATTGGCGTGGGGCGATGATCCTGATGCTGTTTCTCTCGTTGGCATTCCCGCTTGTTGGCGTAACGCTCCTGACGGTCCTGGTACTGGACTATCTGATTGTCAAACGCGTCCCGATGCTCAGGCGGGCGCTCGGATAA
- a CDS encoding DUF2946 family protein: MGTGLEIDLREERSIDGVERFRKTGPDSIKVIRTLLLLPFLFVALLPKGFMPAVQADGTFTVTLCTAEGLRTVTLDANGAEIPSDSDSDDDALKHCVFAVAGVFALLHACAGCWDAPRNSEQHVPFQTMVWVTRSSTGQHGARAPPRLV, from the coding sequence ATGGGCACTGGTCTAGAGATCGACCTGCGTGAAGAGAGGAGCATCGACGGCGTGGAACGTTTCCGGAAAACAGGCCCGGATTCGATAAAGGTGATCAGAACACTGCTTCTGCTGCCTTTTCTTTTTGTTGCCCTCTTGCCGAAGGGCTTTATGCCCGCAGTGCAGGCGGATGGCACCTTCACCGTTACACTTTGTACGGCTGAAGGGTTGAGAACTGTCACTCTGGACGCCAACGGTGCCGAAATCCCCTCCGATAGCGATTCGGACGACGACGCACTAAAGCACTGTGTTTTTGCTGTTGCTGGTGTGTTTGCACTTCTTCATGCTTGTGCGGGTTGCTGGGACGCGCCACGGAACTCCGAGCAACATGTGCCCTTCCAGACAATGGTTTGGGTGACGAGAAGCTCGACAGGCCAGCATGGTGCGCGAGCGCCTCCCAGATTGGTTTGA
- a CDS encoding DUF6732 family protein, with amino-acid sequence MFHRTVLTGLTTSMLPTSAFAHGGHLGELAGHSHWVGVAAIAGAALVAGLVALKDRKQKKSEDPTDADVEDTKTAGEAAQ; translated from the coding sequence ATGTTTCACCGGACCGTTTTAACCGGCCTTACCACCTCGATGTTGCCGACATCTGCGTTTGCACATGGTGGTCACCTTGGCGAACTTGCCGGACACTCCCACTGGGTTGGGGTCGCAGCGATTGCCGGCGCTGCTCTGGTTGCCGGCCTTGTCGCTTTGAAGGACCGCAAGCAAAAGAAATCCGAAGATCCGACTGATGCAGATGTTGAAGACACGAAAACTGCCGGGGAAGCTGCTCAATGA
- a CDS encoding sirohydrochlorin chelatase has translation MSEKLGLMICGHGSRNKGAVKQFAQLAEGLKARFPVWPVEYGYLEFANPVIHDGLTKLREQGCTHVLAVPGMLFAAGHAKNDIPSVLNTYQAMHPEMKISYGRELAVDMRMVKAAGARIQEAIDAAEGDVPLHETLLMVVGRGASDPDANSNVTKITRLLWEGFGFGWAETCYSGVTFPLVGAGLEHAAKLGYKRIIVFPYFLFTGVLVQRIYSNTDEVAANHPDIEFIKAGYLNDHPQVIDTMADRVQEILQGANLMNCQMCKYREQVLGFEAEVGLAQESHHHHVEGLGAEAECQLCDEICTGACEKQVRAAGHHYHDHGHSHDHGHGHSHDHSHDHHHHPYPHADHPHGPKSLNRDG, from the coding sequence ATGAGTGAAAAACTCGGTTTGATGATCTGCGGCCATGGAAGTCGCAACAAAGGCGCGGTCAAGCAGTTTGCCCAGCTGGCTGAAGGGCTAAAGGCGCGTTTTCCAGTTTGGCCGGTAGAGTACGGCTACCTGGAATTCGCCAATCCGGTCATCCATGATGGTCTGACCAAGCTGCGCGAACAGGGGTGCACGCATGTTCTGGCGGTTCCAGGAATGCTTTTTGCGGCAGGCCACGCCAAAAATGACATCCCTTCGGTGCTGAACACCTATCAGGCCATGCACCCGGAAATGAAAATTTCCTATGGCCGGGAACTTGCGGTCGATATGCGCATGGTCAAGGCAGCCGGTGCGCGCATCCAGGAAGCCATCGATGCAGCAGAAGGCGACGTGCCGTTGCATGAAACGCTGCTTATGGTGGTAGGCCGCGGTGCATCTGATCCCGATGCAAATTCGAACGTTACCAAGATCACGCGCCTCCTTTGGGAAGGGTTCGGTTTCGGCTGGGCGGAAACCTGTTACTCCGGCGTGACATTTCCCCTTGTCGGGGCCGGTCTCGAACACGCGGCCAAGCTTGGATACAAGCGTATTATCGTCTTCCCGTATTTCCTGTTTACCGGGGTTCTCGTTCAAAGGATCTATTCAAACACGGATGAGGTTGCTGCCAACCATCCGGACATTGAGTTCATCAAGGCTGGATATCTGAACGACCATCCGCAGGTCATTGATACAATGGCGGATCGTGTGCAGGAAATTCTGCAAGGTGCCAATCTGATGAACTGTCAGATGTGCAAATACCGCGAGCAGGTGCTTGGCTTCGAAGCGGAGGTGGGACTGGCGCAAGAAAGCCATCACCACCACGTGGAAGGTCTTGGTGCGGAAGCAGAGTGTCAACTTTGCGATGAAATCTGCACAGGAGCCTGTGAGAAGCAGGTTCGTGCCGCTGGTCATCATTACCATGATCACGGGCATAGTCATGATCACGGGCATGGCCATAGTCACGATCACAGCCACGATCATCATCACCATCCCTATCCTCACGCGGACCATCCGCACGGGCCAAAATCTTTGAACCGAGACGGGTAA
- a CDS encoding precorrin-8X methylmutase — MSTDTKPSYDYEKDPAAIYRQSFSTVRAETDFASLPENLHPVAIRLIHACGMTDLPKDLRWSSGILEAAHSAIASAAPVFCDVEMVSHGIIKSRLPDRSEVICKLNDQQVPHLAGQLGTTRSAAAVELWRERLDGAIVAIGNAPTALFHLLELIADGGPRPAAILGFPVGFVGAAESKDALVNNPFEIPYLAVAGRRGGSAMAAAAVNALVAGLPEED; from the coding sequence GTGAGCACAGATACGAAACCGTCCTACGACTATGAAAAGGACCCTGCAGCGATCTATCGCCAGTCCTTTTCAACAGTGCGTGCAGAGACTGATTTTGCAAGTCTTCCAGAAAACTTGCATCCGGTGGCCATCCGCCTCATCCATGCCTGCGGTATGACGGATCTGCCAAAGGACCTGCGCTGGTCAAGCGGTATTCTGGAGGCTGCGCATTCCGCCATCGCTTCCGCTGCACCGGTGTTCTGTGATGTGGAAATGGTCTCTCACGGCATTATCAAGTCCCGGCTTCCAGACCGGTCAGAGGTGATATGCAAATTGAACGATCAACAGGTGCCTCACCTTGCCGGGCAGCTCGGAACGACCAGATCGGCGGCGGCCGTTGAATTATGGCGTGAACGACTGGACGGAGCGATCGTTGCCATCGGCAATGCGCCGACCGCGCTCTTTCACCTGTTGGAACTCATCGCTGATGGCGGACCTCGCCCAGCAGCGATTTTGGGGTTCCCGGTTGGTTTTGTCGGCGCTGCAGAATCCAAGGACGCATTGGTCAACAATCCATTTGAGATCCCCTATCTTGCCGTTGCCGGCAGGCGCGGCGGTTCGGCGATGGCTGCGGCAGCGGTAAACGCGCTTGTGGCCGGTCTCCCGGAGGAAGACTGA
- the cbiE gene encoding precorrin-6y C5,15-methyltransferase (decarboxylating) subunit CbiE, whose product MTSWLTLIGIGEDGALAPGGRDALDQADLVFGGKRHLALANVPAGAEAKSWPSPFADVYEDLKQQSGKKVAVLASGDPMWFGIGASLLRHFSADEMRVLPSLSAFQLAAARKGWSLQETECLSVHGRPVDLVRAALYPGARILLLTSNSDTPRQVADILADEGYGRTKLTVLEHLGGEKERIVHGTAEDWSHAVVDLHTLALDVVADPNSRFRGRTAGLADDAFRHDGKMTKQDIRAATLAELKPFPGALLWDIGSGCGSVAIEWLRAADRTQAIGLEPNADRRQMAADNALALGVPHLELKDASAPDGLADLPEPDAVFIGGGLTTPGTVTGAMAALKTGGQLVANAVTLESEAVLLEAYRTLGGALKRLSVQKASAVGGLTGWRPQMTVTQWSVTKS is encoded by the coding sequence ATGACTTCCTGGCTAACCCTGATTGGCATAGGCGAAGACGGTGCGCTGGCTCCAGGTGGGCGGGATGCACTCGATCAGGCTGACCTCGTTTTCGGAGGCAAGCGTCATCTGGCGCTGGCAAACGTCCCGGCTGGTGCTGAGGCGAAGTCCTGGCCCAGCCCGTTCGCAGACGTCTATGAGGACCTGAAGCAGCAATCCGGCAAAAAAGTTGCTGTTCTCGCAAGCGGAGATCCGATGTGGTTCGGCATTGGCGCTTCGCTTCTAAGGCACTTTTCAGCGGATGAAATGAGGGTCTTGCCTTCTCTTTCCGCCTTCCAACTGGCGGCCGCGCGCAAGGGCTGGTCTCTTCAGGAAACAGAATGTCTGTCGGTACACGGCCGGCCTGTCGACTTGGTACGGGCAGCCCTTTATCCGGGGGCTCGGATCCTGCTTCTGACCAGCAATAGCGACACGCCACGCCAGGTCGCCGACATTTTGGCGGATGAAGGTTATGGACGTACAAAGCTGACGGTTCTGGAGCATCTTGGCGGTGAAAAGGAGCGCATCGTGCATGGGACGGCGGAAGACTGGTCTCACGCGGTTGTGGACCTTCACACGCTCGCGCTCGACGTCGTCGCCGACCCGAACTCAAGGTTCCGTGGCCGGACAGCCGGACTTGCCGACGACGCCTTTCGACACGACGGAAAGATGACCAAACAGGACATCCGCGCAGCGACGCTTGCTGAATTGAAACCCTTTCCGGGCGCGCTCCTCTGGGATATCGGTTCGGGTTGCGGATCAGTTGCCATAGAGTGGTTGCGCGCAGCTGATCGCACGCAAGCCATTGGGCTGGAACCAAATGCCGACCGGCGCCAAATGGCTGCGGACAATGCGCTCGCACTCGGCGTACCGCATCTTGAGCTCAAAGATGCATCTGCGCCGGATGGACTTGCCGATTTGCCTGAACCTGATGCTGTTTTCATCGGCGGGGGTCTCACAACTCCCGGCACTGTTACAGGTGCCATGGCTGCGCTGAAAACTGGCGGACAGCTTGTGGCCAACGCGGTCACCCTTGAAAGCGAAGCCGTGCTGCTTGAAGCATATCGAACGCTTGGAGGAGCCTTGAAACGGCTTTCCGTACAGAAGGCAAGCGCAGTGGGTGGCCTGACGGGGTGGCGCCCGCAGATGACCGTAACCCAGTGGAGTGTCACCAAGTCATGA
- the cobI gene encoding precorrin-2 C(20)-methyltransferase: MSGKLFGVGLGPGDPELMTLKAHRLITSAKVVAYPAPDSGTSFARSIADGLIGNEAREIPIIVPMRVDRFPAKEIYDKASADIAEVLESGLDVVTLCEGDPFFFGSFMYLFERLADRFEVEIVPGVTSLTTCAAQLGRPLTSRNDVLTIIPGPLPDNEIRRKVEEAQAVAIMKVGRHLARLKALLSEMGLLDRAGYVERASLPEQKVHRLVDLEAETAPYFSMILIYKGDEAWTLPPSFSS, translated from the coding sequence ATGAGCGGCAAGCTTTTTGGCGTCGGCCTCGGCCCCGGGGATCCGGAGCTGATGACCCTCAAGGCGCATCGATTGATCACGTCGGCGAAGGTGGTGGCCTATCCAGCCCCAGATTCTGGAACAAGTTTCGCACGTTCAATCGCCGATGGCCTGATCGGCAACGAGGCGCGGGAAATCCCGATCATTGTGCCCATGCGCGTGGACCGGTTTCCCGCCAAGGAAATATATGACAAGGCCTCTGCAGACATTGCCGAAGTGCTTGAGAGTGGCCTGGATGTTGTCACTCTTTGTGAAGGCGACCCGTTTTTCTTCGGATCGTTCATGTATCTTTTTGAACGTTTGGCAGATCGGTTCGAGGTTGAAATCGTGCCCGGGGTCACATCACTGACAACCTGTGCGGCACAGCTCGGACGCCCGCTAACATCGCGAAACGACGTTCTGACCATCATCCCGGGACCCCTTCCCGACAATGAGATCCGTCGCAAGGTCGAAGAGGCCCAGGCTGTCGCCATCATGAAGGTCGGGCGACATCTGGCACGATTGAAGGCGCTTTTGTCCGAAATGGGGTTGCTCGATCGCGCCGGCTATGTGGAACGCGCCAGCCTTCCCGAACAAAAGGTTCACCGCCTTGTTGACCTAGAGGCGGAAACTGCACCCTATTTTTCCATGATCCTTATCTACAAGGGAGACGAAGCGTGGACGCTTCCCCCATCCTTCTCGTCCTGA
- the cobJ gene encoding precorrin-3B C(17)-methyltransferase — protein sequence MDASPILLVLNETGFETAQDVAKRFSTARIHGLAGRVPMADTQFNETIEHIQLLFKAGHPIVGFCASGILIRALAPVLSDKTSEPPVIAISEDGSSIVPLLGGHRGANELARVLARGLRGHAAITTAGDLKLGVALDAPPSGWRLINPEDAKPVMAELISGASVRLEGNADWLSEADLVHSDDAAISLVASEQPEVSGPTRLVYHPQKFAVGVGCARGCASQELIDLVETQLAEAKIAPGAVACVATIDLKADETAVNDLADHLGVPVRLFSAVELQRETPRLRNPSNVVFDEVGCYGVAEGGALAAAGPFAALTVEKQKTENATCAIARSPKAIDTSAVGQARGHLSVIGIGPGKDDWRTPQATKLLSEASDVVGYSLYLDIVENHITGKTHHNFPLGAEEDRVRFALEEAGKGKNVALISSGDAGIYAMGTLVYELLHRNQEFGGVSDAAKRVTITNAPGISALQACSALIGAPLGHDFCAISLSDLLTPWEVIEKRLKAAAEGDFVIAFYNPVSQRRRTQLAAAKEILLEHRSGATPVILGVNLGRPDETIRVLSLEALSVDDVDMLTTVLVGSSTTRSVLRGDGHPFVYTPRGYSKRIDAPKPTDVSQDTSSPADDSSHETEAENQA from the coding sequence GTGGACGCTTCCCCCATCCTTCTCGTCCTGAACGAGACCGGCTTTGAAACGGCACAAGACGTTGCCAAGCGGTTTTCGACTGCGCGCATTCACGGTCTGGCCGGCCGTGTGCCGATGGCCGATACCCAATTCAACGAAACGATCGAGCACATTCAGCTCCTGTTCAAGGCTGGCCATCCGATCGTCGGCTTCTGCGCGAGCGGGATCCTGATCCGCGCGCTGGCTCCGGTTCTCTCGGACAAGACATCAGAACCTCCAGTCATCGCCATTTCAGAGGACGGTTCAAGCATTGTGCCGCTGCTCGGCGGTCACAGGGGCGCCAACGAGCTGGCCCGTGTGTTGGCCCGTGGGCTTCGCGGCCATGCGGCGATCACAACCGCCGGCGATCTTAAGCTTGGCGTCGCGCTTGATGCTCCTCCTTCCGGCTGGCGGCTGATCAACCCCGAAGATGCCAAACCGGTCATGGCCGAGCTTATCTCAGGCGCGTCGGTCCGCCTGGAAGGCAATGCGGATTGGTTGTCGGAAGCCGACCTTGTGCACTCAGACGACGCGGCCATTTCCCTCGTTGCCAGTGAGCAACCGGAGGTCAGCGGACCGACCCGGTTGGTCTACCATCCACAGAAGTTCGCCGTCGGCGTCGGCTGTGCAAGAGGATGTGCCAGCCAGGAATTGATCGACCTTGTCGAGACACAACTCGCAGAAGCCAAAATCGCCCCCGGAGCCGTTGCATGTGTTGCAACAATTGACCTGAAGGCCGATGAGACTGCCGTCAATGACCTGGCCGATCATCTCGGTGTGCCAGTGCGGCTTTTTTCCGCCGTGGAACTGCAGCGTGAAACGCCTCGGCTGAGAAACCCCTCAAATGTGGTCTTCGATGAGGTGGGTTGTTATGGCGTTGCGGAAGGTGGCGCGCTTGCGGCGGCCGGTCCCTTCGCTGCACTGACGGTTGAAAAGCAGAAAACCGAAAATGCGACCTGCGCCATTGCCAGATCTCCAAAGGCAATCGACACGTCGGCCGTGGGTCAGGCAAGAGGGCACCTGTCGGTGATCGGCATCGGACCCGGCAAGGATGATTGGCGCACACCGCAGGCAACCAAACTGCTGTCCGAGGCATCGGACGTCGTCGGGTATTCGCTGTACCTCGACATTGTCGAAAACCACATCACCGGCAAGACCCATCACAATTTTCCGCTTGGTGCAGAAGAAGACCGGGTTCGGTTCGCACTTGAGGAAGCAGGTAAAGGCAAGAATGTCGCACTGATTTCTTCCGGCGATGCCGGCATCTACGCGATGGGAACGCTTGTCTACGAATTGCTGCATCGAAACCAGGAATTCGGCGGTGTTTCCGATGCGGCAAAACGCGTTACGATCACCAATGCACCGGGCATTTCGGCATTGCAGGCATGTTCGGCGTTGATCGGCGCTCCGCTCGGTCACGACTTTTGCGCAATTTCCCTGTCCGATCTGCTGACGCCCTGGGAAGTCATTGAAAAACGTCTCAAGGCCGCCGCTGAAGGCGACTTCGTGATCGCATTCTACAACCCGGTGTCGCAGCGCAGACGTACCCAACTCGCTGCGGCCAAAGAGATTCTGCTGGAGCATCGCTCGGGTGCCACACCGGTCATTCTCGGTGTCAATCTCGGCCGCCCGGATGAGACGATCAGAGTGCTTTCGCTGGAAGCACTTTCCGTTGACGACGTTGATATGCTGACGACGGTGCTCGTCGGCTCGTCAACGACCCGCTCGGTACTGCGCGGCGACGGCCATCCCTTCGTCTATACCCCGCGCGGCTACTCCAAACGCATAGATGCTCCAAAGCCGACCGATGTATCTCAAGATACGTCATCCCCAGCAGACGACAGCTCACACGAAACTGAAGCGGAAAACCAGGCATGA
- the cobM gene encoding precorrin-4 C(11)-methyltransferase — protein MTVHFVGAGPGDPDLITVRGLRLIQSCPVCLYAGSLVPEQIVAAAPEGARVVDTAPLTLDEIIEEIKSAHDKGLDVARVHSGDPSIYGATAEQMRRLDALGIDYDVTPGVPAFAAAAAALKTELTIPEVAQTVIVTRTAMQSSAMPNNEDLDTLGRSGATLAIHLSVRNLREIERQLTPHYGPDCPVIVAFRVGWPDESFIHGTLSTIAGKVRASKITRTALIFVGHALKPGEDFRDSALYDADHVHVLRPKKKAKA, from the coding sequence ATGACTGTTCATTTTGTCGGCGCCGGTCCGGGCGATCCGGACCTCATCACGGTTAGAGGACTGAGGCTCATCCAGTCCTGTCCGGTCTGCCTCTATGCCGGATCTCTGGTTCCGGAACAGATTGTTGCAGCAGCTCCAGAGGGTGCCCGGGTCGTTGATACCGCGCCGTTGACGCTTGACGAGATCATCGAGGAAATCAAGTCTGCCCATGACAAAGGCCTGGATGTCGCCCGCGTCCATTCCGGAGACCCGTCCATTTATGGCGCAACCGCTGAGCAAATGCGACGTCTTGATGCCCTTGGCATTGATTATGATGTGACGCCGGGCGTACCAGCCTTTGCGGCAGCCGCGGCAGCCCTAAAGACTGAACTGACAATACCAGAGGTGGCGCAGACAGTTATTGTCACCAGAACGGCCATGCAGTCGTCCGCCATGCCGAACAATGAGGATCTGGACACGCTTGGCCGAAGCGGTGCCACACTCGCAATCCATCTCTCTGTCAGAAATCTGCGCGAGATCGAGCGACAATTGACACCACACTACGGTCCGGATTGCCCTGTGATTGTCGCCTTCCGCGTCGGATGGCCGGATGAAAGCTTCATCCATGGAACCTTGTCGACCATTGCAGGAAAGGTCCGGGCCTCCAAAATTACCCGAACCGCCCTGATATTTGTCGGTCATGCCTTAAAGCCGGGTGAGGACTTCCGCGACAGCGCGCTCTATGACGCCGATCATGTTCACGTTTTGAGGCCCAAGAAGAAGGCCAAGGCGTGA